One stretch of Danio rerio strain Tuebingen ecotype United States chromosome 6, GRCz12tu, whole genome shotgun sequence DNA includes these proteins:
- the zgc:112163 gene encoding UPF0739 protein C1orf74 homolog, whose product MVASSPETLISAAQKCLCSRKKRLSPSSCLEVTIHIIAVDLGVKPALLYDSNGASPDQLQLYLHSLQESSVVSNSLRIMSINDNTFIINPDIMKSHLGELLKSKSLPLIDVCSSRKRPVLCAFERSAEEMVRSFLEVFMNGLDLVVLEEELYKDWNLCTFFGILLGYPASYWFEQTQGFENCLSMTPLVVCTVWVRWQIHEIKQRCCLYSFSVPEELWSDVQSHIQRWTDHLRERFSKQTVLTDICFSRDTVTLPSVTL is encoded by the coding sequence ATGGTCGCCTCCTCGCCCGAAACGCTGATCTCAGCCGCACAGAAGTGTTTGTGTTCTCGTAAGAAACGTTTATCTCCGTCCTCGTGCCTAGAAGTGACTATTCATATAATAGCCGTGGATCTTGGCGTCAAACCTGCGCTGCTGTACGACAGTAACGGAGCATCTCCAGACCAGCTTCAACTTTACCTCCATTCATTGCAGGAGTCTAGTGTTGTAAGCAATTCACTGCGGATAATGTCCATTAATgacaacacattcatcattaacCCTGACATCATGAAGTCTCACCTGGGTGAACTGCTTAAAAGCAAGAGTCTACCCCTGATTGATGTGTGTTCTTCCAGAAAACGCCCAGTCTTGTGTGCATTTGAGAGAAGTGCTGAGGAGATGGTCAGAAGTTTTTTGGAAGTCTTCATGAATGGTCTGGACTTGGTTGTGTTGGAAGAGGAGTTGTATAAAGACTGGAACTTGTGCACTTTTTTTGGGATCTTGTTAGGTTATCCTGCGTCCTATTGGTTTGAACAAACTCAGGGATTTGAGAACTGTCTGTCTATGACACCCCTGGTAGTGTGCACGGTTTGGGTCAGGTGGCAGATACATGAGATAAAGCAGCGCTGTTGTCTTTACTCCTTCAGTGTCCCAGAAGAGCTGTGGTCAGATGTGCAGAGCCATATACAGCGCTGGACTGATCATCTGAGAGAGAGATTCAGCAAACAGACTGTTCTGACTGACATCTGCTTTTCTAGGGACACCGTCACTTTGCCCTCTGTGACTCTTTGA